In Nocardia sp. NBC_01327, the genomic stretch GCCGGAGCCTGCCGCCGGAGCACCGAGTTGCCGGGGATCCACACTCCCCCGCCGGACCGGGCGGTGGATCCGCCCCAGTGCCCGGACTTTTCGATGATCACGGTGGACAGCCCGTGGTGTGCGGCGGTGAGGGCGGCTGCCATGCCCGCCGCACCGGATCCGACGACGATCAGGTCGAAGGTGTCGGCATTATCGTTGTGCTGCATATTCTTCGAATCCTTTACAAAAAGCGGTGCGGCGTCAGCTGCCGGCGCGCCAGCGGTCGTCGAGCACGGCGCTGAGCGCCCCTTCGACGCACAACAGCAGCGACGCCGCCCGATTACTCGGGTTGCGCAGCCACTGCAGGTAGCCGAATTCCGCCGCCGCGAGCATCAGATGCACGAGCAGGCCGGGATTGCTGTCCACGTCCGGATCACGTGACATGCGTTGCGCGACAAGCTCGACCAGCCGGGTGCGATGCTCCGGGGTGATCAGCGCGACGCGGTCGAGCAGATGCGGCGCCGTCCGGAAGGCGGCCCGCCACTGTTCGAGATCGGCCGCGGACAGCGTGGTGGACCGGGTTTGAATGGCCTGTGCGAGCGCCACATCCGCGGCCTCGTCACCGGGACGCTCCTCGAGCAGCG encodes the following:
- a CDS encoding TetR/AcrR family transcriptional regulator — its product is MSLRERQRRQIRSEIQRAAFELFADKGFDEVTTEQIAAAAGISPSTYFRHVRSKEDLLLDPVREGGAGIATLLEERPGDEAADVALAQAIQTRSTTLSAADLEQWRAAFRTAPHLLDRVALITPEHRTRLVELVAQRMSRDPDVDSNPGLLVHLMLAAAEFGYLQWLRNPSNRAASLLLCVEGALSAVLDDRWRAGS